In Aspergillus nidulans FGSC A4 chromosome IV, a single window of DNA contains:
- a CDS encoding uncharacterized protein (transcript_id=CADANIAT00000247), translated as MTQLILHFYSKHAWWIQRMQLLIIIPRFWQRVANFTLAFRVKALDRLCTLHTLTSQFHAKRGKNAQRLNAQSPTVGKDTVRRKETMGN; from the exons ATGACGCAACTGATCCTTCACTTCTATTCGAAGCATGCTTGGTGGATTCAGCGCATGCAATTGCTCATAATCATCCCTAGGTT TTGGCAACGTGTCGCG AATTTTACACTGGCCTTCCGCGTCAAGGCCCTTGATC GTCTTTGCACATTACATACTTTGACATCGCAATTTCACGCAAAGCGCGGTAAAAACGCACAGAGACTCAACGCGCAATCTCCGACAGTAGGAAAAGATACAGTTagaaggaaagagacaaTGGGGAattga
- a CDS encoding putative isochorismatase family hydrolase (transcript_id=CADANIAT00000252), whose amino-acid sequence MLAEALLVIDDQVGLATVVRDYSTNDFRNNMVAHAAIGKAFDIPVLTTSSDEGPNGQMLKEILDMYPNTTAVRRQGEVNAWDNEEFRNASRRRGKKQLIVGGIVTEVCTAFLTLSIVDEGYEVYANTEASGTFNGRLAKDANRRMEKAGVTLMGFLAIVCNLMRDRRNTPGLAQLLPFLDQYQFAYGLVARHHAAAIVNGTLADIDKELV is encoded by the exons ATGCT TGCGGAGGCCCTTTTGGTCATTGACGACCAAGTCGGCCTTGCCACCGTCGTTCGCGACTACAGCACCAACGACTTCCGTAACAACATGGTCGCCCACGCTGCTATCGGCAAGGCGTTTGACATCCCCGTGCTGACGACCTCCTCGGACGAAGGCCCCAACGGGCAGATGCTTAAGGAGATTCTCGATATGTACCCGAACACCACGGCTGTCCGCCGCCAGGGCGAGGTCAATGCATGGGATAACGAGGAGTTCCGCAACGCCTCAAGGCGACGGGGAAAAAAGCAGTTGATTGTAGGTGGGATTGTGACAGAAGTTT GCACTGCGttcctcaccctctccaTTGTCGATGAAGGGTACGAGGTATATGCCAACACCGAAGCAAGCGGAACCTTCAATGGCCGTCTTGCCAAGGACGCCAACAGGCGTATGGAAAAGGCTGGCGTTACGCTCATGGGCTTCCTTGCCATTGTCTGTAATCTCATGAGAGATCGGCGGAACACCCCTGGCCTCGCCCAGCTGCTGCCTTTTCTTGACCA GTACCAGTTCGCTTATGGCCTTGTTGCGCGCCACCACGCTGCGGCGATTGTCAATGGCACTCTTGCGGATATTGATAAGGAGCTTGTCTAG
- a CDS encoding Ras family GTPase TEM1 (transcript_id=CADANIAT00000248) has protein sequence MDPAQPPVAEAPVPEAEPQHQDQYQENQPEHQHHQTELDQPDQMSQGLSHMSETETPTIVPTAASEEPTLPSTSYHNGYSSDSRAHYEYHTPTQDPQPQPPTSSRPSSGLSGTQKQPAQTTKNSVVIKVGMVGDAQIGKTSLMVKYVEGSWDEDYIQTLGVNFMEKTISIRNTEITFSIWDLGGQREFVNMLPLVCNDAVAILFMFDLTRKSTLNSIKEWYRQGRGFNKTAIPFLVGTKYDHFVNFPREDQEEISIQAKRFAKAMKASLIFSSTSHSINVQKIFKIVLAKAFDLKCTIPEIENIGEPLLLYKNV, from the exons ATGGACCCCGCTCAACCCCCGGTCGCCGAAGCGCCTGTGCCTGAAGCCGAACCACAACACCAGGACCAGTACCAGGAAAACCAGCCAgagcatcaacatcatcaaacCGAGCTAGATCAACCAGACCAGATGTCGCAAGGATTGTCGCACATGTCGGAGACGGAAACTCCGACCATCGTCCCAACCGCCGCCTCAGAAGAACCTACCCTCCCCTCCACCAGCTATCACAATGGCTACAGCAGCGACTCGCGCGCCCACTATGAATATCATACTCCGACTCAGGACCCCCAGCCGCAACCACCGACCTCCTCACGGCCAAGCTCCGGGTTATCGGGGACCCAGAAACAGCCAGCTCAGACAACAAAAAACAGTGTGGTGATCAAGGTCGGGATGGTCGGAGATGCACAGATTGGGAAAACGAGTTTGATGGTCAAATATGTTGAGGGGAGCTGGGACGAGGATTATATTCAGACTCTGG GCGTGAATTTTATGGAAAAAACAATTTCGATCCGGAATACGGAGATCACTTTCTCCATCTGGGATTTGGGAGGCCAGCGAGAGTTCGTCAACATGCTCCCGCTCGTGTGTAACGATGCGGTCGCTATACTTTTCATGTTCGACCTCACCCGCAAGAGCACTCTAAATTCCATCAAGGAATGGTACCGACAAGGCCGTGGCTTTAACAAAACTGCCATCCCCTTCCTCGTAGGTACCAAGTACGACCACTTCGTCAACTTTCCTCGGGAAGATCAGGAGGAGATTTCGATTCAG GCCAAACGCTTCGCAAAGGCGATGAAAGCCAGTTTGATTTTCAGCAGTACCAGCCACAGCATTAATGTACAGAAG ATATTCAAAATCGTCCTCGCCAAGGCCTTTGACCTAAAGTGCACAATCCCCGAGATCGAAAATATCGGTGAACCTTTACTACTCTATAAAAACGTCTAA
- a CDS encoding uncharacterized protein (transcript_id=CADANIAT00000251), whose amino-acid sequence MSGLFGVMKPVHVRRGPTLNEQSGHVRSTLLRRVLAEKKTKQREDAASVEQGEGVRTGRDLLGLGQALRLEASPTTPANHRTLRCEHSQDGLRAGRMQDPTLTLQASSCCPTCGRVRILPAAPAAPAAASVSHLTTNFLHELLDLTTATLWPHFRAQDYAASCNRSWVYPLEEKSKEQLELKSLVLQELQKEVANISETYSPDALVMCILYLARIPPAALEGRAGHRATLWRDPEPARVCASLALCLSDLMSAMQNLTKPIYPIVGVDAKPLDLQPPSLLFHRLCNQNVSQPVILWCVAVAMSMLNMPDKTASAPSTLVPYMALLSQNAGVDSLDKLMALLESFAWVDAAVQYTEIVCGYQARLHETGR is encoded by the exons ATGAGCGGCTTGTTTGGGGTGATGAA GCCAGTTCATGTTCGTCGGGGCCCCACGCTGAACGAGCAGTCTGGCCATGTGCGGTCAACGCTCCTGCGCCGAGTTCTGGCCGAGAAAAAGACGAAGCAACGCGAAGATGCGGCGA GCGTGGAGCAAGGGGAGGGCGTCAGGACAGGCCGTGATTTGCTCGGGCTCGGGCAGGCCCTGCGCCTGGAGGCGAGTCCGACGACGCCTGCGAACCACCGCACGCTTCGATGTGAGCATAGTCAGGACGGACTTCGTGCCGGCCGCATGCAGGATCCGACACTGACCCTGCAGGCGTCGAGTTGCTGTCCAACCTGCGGAAGAGTGCGGATCCTCCCTGCGGCTCCTGCGGCTCCTGCGGCCGCCAGCGTCAGCCACCTGACGACCAATTTCCTGCACGAGCTGCTAGATCTCACCACCGCGACACTGTGGCCGCATTTCCGGGCGCAGGATTACGCGGCCAGTTGCAACAGGTCGTGGGTGTATCCGCTCGAGGAGA AATCAAAGGAGCAGCTCGAGCTCAAGTCACTTGtgctgcaggagctgcagaaggaggTTGCCAATATCTCAGAGACGTATTCCCCGGACGCGCTGGTCATGTGCATCCTCTACCTGGCG AGAATACCACCCGCTGCACTGGAAGGTCGTGCAGGACATCGTGCAACGCTTTGGCGGGATCCGGAACCTGCGCGTGTTTGCGCTAGCTTGGCTCTCTGCCTCTCTGATCTTATGAGCGCTATGCAAAATCTCACTAAACCCATCTACCCGATCGTGGGCGTCGATGCGAAGCCGTTGGATCTGCAGCCGCCGAGCTTGTTGTTTC ACAGACTCTGCAACCAGAATGTCTCGCAACCCGTGATCCTCTGGTGCGTGGCCGTAGCCATGAGCATGCTGAATATGCCCGACAAGACCGCCTCTGCCCCCAGCACGCTAGTCCCATACATGGCCCTTTTGTCTCAAAATGCAGGGGTGGACTCGCTAGACAAGCTTATGGCGCTGCTTGAGTCTTTCGCCTGGGTGGATGCGGCCGTGCAGTATACCGAGATAG TCTGTGGCTATCAGGCTCGATTGCATGAGACGGGTCGGTGA
- a CDS encoding ribosome biosynthesis protein RRB1 (transcript_id=CADANIAT00000249), whose translation MSKRSADASEDAAALKAGERPLADAPPDDMGEFEDEFEDEFESEDEILEAGVDGRPDAEREEEEKADAMEVDQQTFIPGRTKLAPGEVLSPDPSTYDMLHTLSTPWPCLSFDIVRDTLGDNRKTYPATVYAVTGTQAEGRRAKENELMVLKLSGLGKMERENETDSESDSDDDEGGEAILEHKSIPLGSTANRIRAHQTPQSDITKPPQTITATMLENSQVVIHDVTPHLTSFDVPGTMLPPSASKPLSTLRMHKSEGYALDWSPLHPLGKLLTGDNDGLIYVTTRTEGGGWVTDTRAFRGHASSVEELQWSPNEKNVFASASSDGTVKVWDVRSKSRSPAVNVKISNTDVNVMTWSKQTSHLLATGADDGQWAVWDLRHWKPNPSSSAPITASPVASFNFHKEPITSIEWHPTDDSVIAVGSADNTVTLWDLAVELDEEESREAGLADVPPQLLFVHYMESVKEVHWQAQMPGTLMATGSGGFGVFKTISV comes from the exons ATGTCAAAAAGAAGTGCTGACGCCTCCGAGGACGCCGCCGCCCTCAAGGCCGGTGAGCGCCCCCTCGCTGATGCCCCTCCCGATGACATGGGCGAGTTCGAGGACGAATTTGAGGACGAATTCGAGAGCGAAGATGAGATCCTGGAGGCCGGCGTGGATGGTCGGCCGGATGCAgagcgagaggaggaagaaaaag CCGACGCAATGGAAGTAGACCAACAGACATTCATCCCCGGTCGGACGAAACTGGCCCCTGGCGAGGTTCTCTCCCCTGATCCATCTACTTACGACATGCTCCACACTCTCAGTACGCCGTGGCCGTGCTTGTCGTTCGACATTGTCCGCGATACTTTAGGCGACAATCGAAAGACCTACCCTGCGACGGTGTATGCGGTGACTGGAACTCAGGCTGAGGGCCGTCgggcgaaggagaacgagcTGATGGTCCTGAAGCTGAGCGGGCTGGGCaagatggaaagagagaatgagaCGGACTCTGAAAGCGATTcagacgacgacgaaggGGGTGAAGCCATTCTCGAGCACAAGAGCATTCCACTCGGCTCGACGGCCAACCGTATCCGCGCCCATCAAACCCCGCAATCCGATATCACCAAGCCACCGCAAACCATTACTGCTACAATGCTGGAGAACTCGCAAGTTGTCATTCATGATGTCACGCCGCACTTGACTAGCTTCGATGTCCCCGGCACTATGCTCCCTCCTTCCGCGTCGAAGCCTCTGTCTACGCTCCGAATGCACAAATCCGAAGGATACGCCCTCGACTggtctcctcttcatcctctcgGCAAGCTGCTTACAGGAGACAACGACGGCCTGATTTACGTAACCACTCGCACCGAAGGTGGCGGATGGGTGACAGACACCCGTGCATTCCGTGGCCACGCCTCCTCGGTTGAGGAGCTTCAATGGTCGCCGAATGAAAAGAACGTCTTTGCCTCAGCGAGCAGCGACGGTACCGTCAAGGTTTGGGATGTCAGATCGAAGTCTCGCTCGCCGGCCGTCAATGTCAAAATTTCCAACACCGATGTGAACGTCATGACCTGGTCGAAGCAGACTTCTCATCTCCTCGCTACTGGCGCCGACGACGGACAATGGGCCGTCTGGGACTTGCGGCACTGGAAGCCTaacccttcttcctctgcccCTATTACGGCATCACCGGTTGCCTCGTTCAACTTCCACAAGGAGCCCATCACCAGTATTGAATGGCACCCGACCGACGACAGTGTCATTGCTGTTGGATCTGCCGACAACACAGTTACCCTTTGGGATCTTGCCGtcgagctggacgaggaagagagcCGCGAGGCTGGCTTGGCAGATGTTCCGCCGCAGTTGCTATTCGTCCACTACATGGAGTCGGTCAAGGAGGTTCACTGGCAGGCGCAAATGCCGGGTACGCTTATGGCAACAGGAAGTGGTGGATTTGG TGTCTTCAAGACGATCAGCGTCTAA
- a CDS encoding oleate delta-12 desaturase an2 (transcript_id=CADANIAT00000250) yields the protein MAATATTLAEIEKTIKNAIPKHCFNRSLLISSAYVVRDLLYASVLFYFALHIDTLFSSQLLRILAWTAYGFMQGCVGTGIWILAHECGHGAFSPYQTWNDVVGWTLHSLLMVPYFSWKITHARHHRYTNNTERDTAFVPWTEKEYDTRPRYFPAWFEMFEDTPVYNLISLLAHQIAGWQMYLCFYVSAGAKSKPVPQGKQSGWFGGQQSASHFDPGSSLWTENQRHLIAISDLGLLLVAAANWYLAQQVGVLRMVLIYVVPYFWVHHWLVAITYLHHTHPSIPHYTDSTWTFTKGALSTVDRDFGFIGRHFFHHIIDHHVVHHLFNRIPFYHAEEATNAIIPVLGDMYHREETGFLWSLMETYKNCRFVGVENDVGKEGVLHWVFEEKKGAKAE from the exons ATGGCTGCAACTGCAACAACCCTAGCAGAGATTGAAAAG ACAATCAAAAATGCGATTCCCAAACACTGCTTCAACCGCTCTCTCCTCATTTCCTCTGCCTACGTCGTCCGCGATCTCCTCTACGCCTCCGTCCTCTTCTACTTTGCCCTGCACATTGACACCCTCTTTTCCTCGCAactcctccgcatcctcgcctGGACCGCCTACGGTTTCATGCAAGGCTGCGTCGGCACCGGAATCTGGATCCTCGCACACGAATGCGGCCATGGAGCTTTCTCCCCATACCAAACGTGGAACGATGTCGTCGGATGGACATTGCACTCCCTCCTGATGGTCCCGTATTTCAGCTGGAAGATCACGCACGCTCGACACCACCGGTACACAAACAACACAGAGCGAGATACAGCATTTGTCCCCTGGACAGAGAAGGAATACGACACTCGCCCGCGCTACTTCCCTGCCTGGTTTGAGATGTTTGAGGACACGCCCGTCTACAACCTTATTAGCCTACTGGCGCATCAGATCGCAGGATGGCAGATGTATCTCTGTTTTTACGTTAGCGCCGGCGCAAAGAGTAAGCCTGTACCGCAGGGAAAACAGAGCGGGTGGTTTGGAGGCCAGCAGAGCGCCAGCCACTTTGATCCGGGCAGTTCGCTGTGGACGGAAAACCAGCGGCATCTGATTGCGATTTCGGACCTGGGGTTGCTGCTTGTTGCGGCGGCAAATTGGTACCTTGCGCAGCAAGTGGGCGTGCTCCGCATGGTGCTGATCTATGTTGTGCCGTACTTCTGGGTGCACCATTGGCTTG TGGCGATCACGTACCTCCACCACACACACCCCTCGATCCCGCACTACACTGATAGCACCTGGACGTTCACCAAAGGCGCTCTGTCCACCGTCGACCGCGACTTCGGTTTCATCGGGCGGCATTTCTTCCACCATATCATTGACCACCATGTCGTGCATCACTTGTTTAACCGGATCCCGTTCTACCATGCCGAGGAGGCGACTAATGCCATTATTCCCGTACTCGGGGACATGTATCATCGCGAAGAGACCGGCTTCTTGTGGAGTTTAATGGAGACGTACAAGAACTGTCGGTTTGTAGGCGTTGAAAATGATGTTGGAAAGGAGGGCGTTTTGCATTGGGTttttgaggagaagaagggtgcCAAAGCGGAATAG